A segment of the Gossypium hirsutum isolate 1008001.06 chromosome D10, Gossypium_hirsutum_v2.1, whole genome shotgun sequence genome:
TCGTCCTCGGCCATCAACTTAACCGAAGATTACGCAGCCAAAATCTCGGACCCATCTTTCTCCACCGAGGTACCTACAACTCTACAAAGCAACGTTTATGCGTTTGGGGTATTACTATTCGAAACAATCACCGGTAGAATACCGTACACGGTTGACAATGACTCAATTGATGACCAGTCATCACACTATTTGTCAAAAGACCAACCCCTTGTAAAGATGGTGGATCCTATTCTGAAATCCTTCGACACGAAGCAAGTTGAAGCCATTGGGGAGGTCGTAAATGCTTGTGTCGACCCCGAACCCAAACGGAGACCAAACATGAGAGAAGTTAGTGCAAGGTTGAGGGAGATTATTGGAATTTCACCTGATGGTGCAGTCCCTAAACTTTTTCCTCTTCGGTGGGCTGAGCTTGAGATTGTCTAATGaattttgatgatatatatatgtaggcGAGCTAtgatttgtatttatttataggGTTAATGGAAACTTTGATGTATATACTTTGAGATAGGGTGGAAAATTTGGGAAATCTTCGTTTTTATTATGTatcttttatgtttgttttacGAAACATAAAGACTAATCTTTTTGAAGTTTATGGTTGTTCATCATAACAATGTTATCTCacgatttaaatttgaattttttcattgAAAGTGTAATGTGTCTTATCATTACACTTAATGTTACATTCTTTCTCGAGTTGTGAATGAATCGATTGTTGTAGAAATAATTATggttaaacttcttggttggttTAAACTTACGAATTAGTTTGATCAAAGTTGCTTATAATGGCAGATTTGTTTTGTagctattaaaataatttatacctATTGATTATCAATTACAAATTATCACAATTGAAGTTGAGTTctaataagttaattaaattgaTAACTTAAACCCAATCCAATTTAGTTGATCTTGATTGAATAGATTAATGTTATGTCAATTCGTTTAGATTAATTAAGATTTAAGTCGATTGGTTAGTAAGTTAAAATATGAGAttagttgaaattttttattattttaatcggATCGACCGAATTGGTTCTTAAAAACTTTAAATCCATACATTTCAATTTCAAAAACTTACCCCACAAATGAATTAAGTTCATTGATTTTGATAGGTTTTATAATGTCTCTATTTACTTAGATTATTTATATTGTTCGAACATTTTTTTTATTCGTTTCTGATATATGGATATGAAGATATAATCTCTAAGAATCTTCCAAATACATTAAGaagcttcaaaaaaaaaatcttaccttGTATCACATGCATATCGTATCCCTCGAATCCGGCTAACATatgaattcattttataaataataacaaaattaaatattcaaacaGCTTTTTTATTAGTTTTCTACCTGATTCAACTAATCTTTTACTGGTTCAATTAATTTTAcactaatttaatccttttttgtcAACTAATTTTTAACTCAACTAGTTCAACCGATAAATCCGATTTGATTCTTACAACCATTCATCatacccaattttttttattccacgTTCATTGTTAATAGAAAAGTGGCCTTCACGTAAATGAATATACAATAAAAACGTTGACCATGTTTAATACTTATTAGCTTGCACGTCTATCATGACATTAAAACATAAcacaaactatatatatatatcattacatCAACTATTATTTCAACTCACAATCCTTATTATCCCCAAAATTACCCCTTTCAAGCTCCAAAACTTATATCCATGGCTGCCATTCACTTATCATTTTTCATCTTGCTTCTCCCGTTAGCCTTTCCCTCCGCATTTTCCTACGAAACCAACCCACAACCGAAAAAAACCCAAGTAGTCATCGAAGGAATGGTGTATTGCCAAAGCTGTGACAACTACGGGTCATGGTCCTTATCGAAAGCCAAACCGATCGCGTCGGCTAAAGTTAGTGTCATTTGCAAGAACCAAAGGGGACAAGTGAGTTACTACAAGGCCTCTGAAACGGACGGAAACGGTTACTTCTTTGCCGAGCTCCAAGGGTTTGAAATGAGTCACTTATTATTGGATCACCCTCTTCAATCTTGTGTTGTTAAGCTCGTCGAGTCGCCGCTCGAGGGATGTAATGTCCTATCGAACATTAACTATGGATTATATGGCTCGCCATTACGGTACGAAAACAAGAGGTTTTATAGGAAGGATTACGACGTCGTGATCTATGCTGCTGGTCCGTTGGCTTTCCGTCCGGCTCATTGCGATGCACCTACTAATCACTATTAATTCCACTATTTGATTTAAGTTCAAGACCCCAAATGAAATCAAgtttttcattttgattattgTTTTTGGTACGTTGTGTGTTCACTTTATGTTGGTACGttctattttttgaataaattattaaattgtaaCTCTGCTGCAATGCAGCTTTCTTGTTTCAGTggtaacaatttttttaaatgaaatcaaTGTATGTTTCGGGTTCATAGATGTTAATTTTTTCGAGGTTTGTAATTGTTTTTCTCAACAGTTTTATCTCTATTGTTTAAACTCGAGTTCTCCCTTGGAAATGCTATGTGCATTATATTACCATTGCACTCAACACTTATCAGTAAAATTATGGTATTTTTTATATCAATTAAGGCGCCATAATATTGGAGATAAACCTGAGAAATCGGGAGCCGGATTGGTTTTGAGTTGGTTCAATTTGTATTGGACCAACTTgggatttaaaaattttaagttatttcgGTGTGTGTTAATTTTTAGTTCAAGATatcttaagtttttttttttaaaaaaagtttcacTATTATAAATACAATACATTTATAAGTAcaatacaaatacaaatatatgTCTAGTCAATTGCAATGTAGAAATAAACCAATACAAAGCACAACGGGTAAAAAACCAAACCAAATACACATATGACATGTGCACATGATGGGATGAGACCCACTCATTGCAATTATGCATGGTGAAACTCGAATCTAAATACTCAAGAACTCAGGGTCTCCACCTTAACCAACAAGCTAAGACCTTTTTGGCAAGTCGAGGTTATTTATGTGGTTAATTgttcaaatcattttaaatttgagtTGTTTGGGGTTCAAGTCATTCCGATTTCAAATCATTTAAGGTGAAAATGGATGAgttcaaattattgatttttattgttCAAATCTAGTTGGATCAAATTTGGGTTCAAATTGATTGCatcatatttttgagtttgaatcaaaattgacAAGTCTAGTAGGAGACAAATTACTCCCTTTATTTATAGTTAcctaatcaaattagtccttttactattaaatagatcaatttagtaTCCATactattagaaaaaaattaaataaggctAAATTGaaatagagttaatatttattgttttaaaaaatatcatttactgTTCaacagagttaatatttttaaaatttttatggttcaacttttgtttggaattgaacaattaaaataataataaaattcaaggcattgttataaaaaaaatgttaactttattacaatccggacttatttgattctttttaatagcaTAGAGACTAAATTAATACATTGAGGGGCTAATTTGACCTAATCTTTATAACACAGGGACCTCCTATGTAGTTTAACATTTCTTTAGGTGatgctgattttttttatataatattagttTGGAATTATTGTCATAAAAAAGAACAATATGATGCCTTTGATGTTAAAAtgtgaatataaattttattataaactaGTTTATAAGAATCATTATCCAATTATTCAGCATAAGTTTCGtacaatttgtatttttatttatttatttgtgctACTaagacatttatttatttattgttttttgctAATAATTACGATCAGTAGAAAGTCCTTTTCATTAGTCAAAGCATTTTATAaacatgtacatatgtatatatatatttaattaatttaaaatttgacatacataaatGGCATAAACTATCCCCTTGCAAGAGATAGAGACACCAACatttttttcttaagaaattacataatgaatatatcaattaaaaagataatatttaaaacaaatatatgGGCTTTTTTTAGGAATTTGACCctataagtttaaaaaattatgaaaatacccaACTTCAAGATTAGTTATGGGAATGACCTGGTTTTTACAGTAGAGTTGGGTGCCGCCACTTTCCCAGGCGACACCAtcctaaaaatctaaaaaaaaatcaagttttttaATGCCGcctaacaaataaaaaaatgagaaaggtttatttttgttattcttatatcTTTTAAAGgctattcaaatttaatttcaagaAAAGACAGACCTAATATGCAAATAGAC
Coding sequences within it:
- the LOC107931805 gene encoding non-classical arabinogalactan protein 30: MAAIHLSFFILLLPLAFPSAFSYETNPQPKKTQVVIEGMVYCQSCDNYGSWSLSKAKPIASAKVSVICKNQRGQVSYYKASETDGNGYFFAELQGFEMSHLLLDHPLQSCVVKLVESPLEGCNVLSNINYGLYGSPLRYENKRFYRKDYDVVIYAAGPLAFRPAHCDAPTNHY